A stretch of DNA from Micromonospora peucetia:
CGTGCGCCTGGTCGCCCGCCGCCCGGTCAACACCTGACGCCCCGGGTGACCGGACACCCGGCCGGTGCCGTCACCAGAGTCAAGCCCTGAACAGCCACCACGCCCAGCAGGCCCGCACCGAGCAATCGTCACGATCCCGGCTGGAGCACTAGTCTGGGCGTCAAGGTGTTCGACCGCGGCGCGTCATCCTCGGAAAGGCGGAAACGTGGACCTGGAGAGGACTCGGCTGTTCGGCGTGGGAGAGTCGTACGGTTTCACCACCGCGGCGGGCCAGCGAGGCGCCGTGATCGTGCACTTCGACGGCCGACGCGACCTCGTGCTCTACGACCCCACTGAGCCCGAACGGGCCAAGCACACGTTGACGCTGGAGGGCACGGAGCCGCGGACGATCGCCGAACTGCTCGGTCTGCCTCTGGTCATGGATCACCTGACGGAGCTGACTCCGCCGTTGGAAGGCGTCGAGACCGTACGTATGCCGGTCCCCGCCCAGTCGCCGTATGTCGGCCGCCGGATCGGTGACACGCGTGCGCGGACCCGCACCGGCGCCTCGATCGTCGCGGTGGTCCGGGGCGATCGCGTGATCCCGTCGCCGGATGTCGACTTCACCATCCAGTCCGGTGATTCGCTGGTGGTCGTCGGCGGCGGTGCCAGCCTCGTCAAACTCCGTGAGATGTTCACGAACGGCTGAGCCACCACCGCCATCGGCACGGGGTCACGCTGGTCGTCCGCCGAGGTCCGGTGCCGACCCGGTCAGCGGGTCAGGCCGACCAGCGTCGTCGTCATGAGCCGCACCGCCCGTGACCCGGAGGAGTGGAAGGAGTACACCCCGGACCGGAACGAGTTGGAGCGCATCACCGCCCGGTTCAACGACCCGGCCGACCCTCTAAAGATCATCATTGTGACGGCGAAGCTGCTTATTGGGTTCGACGCGCCGATCCTGTACGCGCAGTACCTCGACAAGCCGCTCAAGGAGCACAACCTGCTCCAGGCGATCACCCGCACCAACCGCGTCTACCCGCCGAACAAAACGCACGGGCTGATCGTCGACTACCTGGGCATCTTCGACGACGTCGCCAAGGCGTTCGCCTTCGATGAGAAGAGCGTCCAGCAGGTCATCAGCAACACGTAATGACATTGCTGACCGGATTGGGTATTTTGTTGCGTTTCCTGGGTTCGGAACCTCCGGTACTTTCGCGCTCGCCTGGGGTTCCTAGATCACGAACGGACCGCGTGGTTCGCGTGGCGGGGCTGGCCGAGGTGTTCGATGTTATCGAGAGGGTCGGGCGTTCGGCGCTCCGGTGGCCGACGGGCGTCGGTAGTAATCGCCGCGCTGCACCATCAGGTGAGCATCGTGCGTAGCGCCTCCAACTCGGCGTCGCTGGCGCCGTATGCCTTGAGGTAGCCGGAGGGGGAGCCGTGATTGCTGCGGATCCAGATCATGGCGTGGAGCAGATGAGTTGCCGTGACAGGACGGGTTCCATGCCCGCTCACTGTGTCAGCTGGCGGCCCAGTGAGGTTCAGCGCGGCGTTCGAACAGAGGAAGTCCTCGGTGATCTGCGCTTCGGAGGCATCGAGGAGGGTCTGGATGAGGGCGATGACCAGGCCAGTGCGGTCCTTGCCGGAGGCGCAGTGGATGAGGGCGGGCAGGGCACCCGGAGCGATGAGCCGCCGGATGACCGCGACCACAGCAGGGCCGGCCTGCTCGGCCATGTATGGGTACAGCGCCACCTGATCGTCTGGCCAGTACTTCTCGACGAATACCGGATGGTGGCAGGCTTCGACGTCGAGTCCCTTGCAACGATCCGGTCGCTCGGTCATCTCTGTCCTGGCACGTAAATCGATCACTGTACGTAACCGAAGATCCTTGAGTACCCGCGCACCCTCAGGCGACAGCGCATGTAGGGCACCGGAACGGTAGAGGGCTCCACGGCGTAGCGATCCCACACCGCCCGCGTCGCGAAAGTTCCGCACCCCGGGCACGTCAGCGCAGGTGACGACGGTCTTGGCCGTACGACTGATCATAGGAAATTATGGGGGCCGACCCCCGCTCACCTGCGCGAGGGCTCCCATATCGACGAGAAGCACCCGCCCCGGCCACGGGCAGAGCCCCGGCCACGGGCCGGGGCTCTGCTAATCAGGTGTCACTACGCCGGGGAGAGACCTTCCGCGAAGTCGTAGAGGCTCTTGATGTCATCGTCGAAATACGGTCCGTCGAATTGGCCGTTACCCGGATTGTCGCCGTGACTGACGACGCTGTTGATGAATCCGAGGCCATTCTGGTCGTTGTATTCCTGAAGCCAGGGACCGCCGCTGGAACCGTAGGTCATGTTGCACCACATCCGGATCTGCTGGCCGCCGGCGTGCCAGGTGCCGCTCTGGCAGTAGTGCTGGCTCTCCCCGCCGCCGAGGTTGGACGGATAGCCGAGGGCCGTCATCAGGGACACGTTGTAGCCCCAGTTCCAGCGCATGCCGTGGCCACCGACCGTATCGACGACCTTCAGGCCCCAGCTGCCGCCGTTGTGCATGATGGCGATGCCCATGTCCTCGTCCTGGCTGCTGTTGTTGATCCACGCGGTGCGGGCCGTGAGCTGGTAGGCCACGAACGTGCCGAACGGCCGTGCGCCGTCGCGGTACCGCGGCACGAACTGCCAGTTGCCGTACCACTGGCCGCCGCCGCCCTGGTGCACGCAGTGCCCCGCGGTCATGACCAGTCGCCGCTTCCCGCTGCCGACCGCGCTCGCCGAACACTGGGCGGTGCCACCGTTGGGGGTGGTGAAGTAGACCTTGCCGACGACCGCTGATTCGTTGAGCTGAATGCCGACGTCGGCGCCGCTGGCGACGCTCGGTCGCATCGGCGCGACCGAGCCCGCCGGTCCGGTCGGCTTCGGCGCCCGGCTCGGCGATTCGGTTACGCCCGCGGGCTTCGCGATGTCGAGGTCGACGGCGTTCGCCATCCGTTCCGGCGTCCAGAACGCGGCGACCTCCCTGGCGATCGCCTCGTTGGTGATCGCACGACCGTCACTGGTGCGGGCGATGGTGGTGGTGTTGCCGTTCCTTTCGGCGGTGTTCGGCTTCGCCTCGGCGACCGCCGGAGCGGTGACGACCAGCGCGAGCGCCAGGCTGGCCGCCGCAGACCAACGTAGGGTTGGTTTCAAGTGTTGCCCCCTTGTCCTGGTTGCTCCATTCGGAGCCACCGGAACGTATCGACAGATTCACTTTGATCGCAACGTAATAGAATGACAGGAAATTGACACTGACTCCTTGACGACCGGGAAAGCGAACAGCGCGGCGATAAACAAAACGTGTCCAGCTCGAACAGAAGCCTCGATATTGGCCGCGCAAATCCCACCGCCGCAAATCCGTGCTCTCGACTTGAGGACGCTCACTGTTGTCGACAAGTGGGAATTGCGATTCGGGCAGCCACGGCGTCCACAGGCGAGCCGGCGACCGCCACGAGGCGGGCCGGCCGATCCGGTCAGCGGGCCAGGCCGACCGGCACCGGCCCCGCGTGCCCACTTGCTGCCGGATCACCATGCCGTCGATCGCTTCGGCGAGGATGTCGTGGGCGAGCGGGACGATGGTGGGCGAGCCGGGGGTGAGCAGGTCCAGGCAGAGGCCGTCGAGCAGGGCGAGCAGCATCGTGGCGCAGCGCTGCCGGTCGGGGTGGCGGAGTGCTCCTTCGGACTCGATCGTGGCCAGCCAGTCGTCCACCCGGTCGCGGGCATGCTGCGTCATGGAGGCCAACAGGGTTGCCGCCTGTTCGGTGCGGGCCGGCCCGACAGCGGCGGCGTGGGCGGTGAGCCAGGCTTCCAGTTCGACGGTCTGACTGTCGTCGCCCGGCAGGAACTGCCCAAGGCACTCGGCGAGCCGCCGGCCCGGCGGGATGGTGCGGTCGCTGATTTGCAGGTCCTCCAGTTGGGCGTGGAAGGTCTGACCCACCACGGCGTCGTAGAGGTCCCGCTGGGTGGGGAAGTAGTGCCGCAGCGTGCTCGCGCCGATGCCGGCCCGGGTGGCGACGGCGCGGACGCTGAGGAGGTCGCTCAGCCCGGAACACCTGACATTCGAAACTCAACAGAGAGGCGGCATTTCTCTGCCGCGACGCAGGTGGGCAGGCCGGGGTTGCGCCGTGACGGATGGCCGGCCGACGGAAGGGCACATGCCGATTGATCAATGGCTTGTAGGGTGAGCCAGTCGTCACATACCCCCGGAAGGGAAGTGGACATGTCCAGGATCATCGTTCGCGTCCTCGGCGCCCTCGGCGCGAGCATGCTCGGCGCGACCCTCGGCGTCCTCGCGGTCACCGCGCCTGCTCAGGCGGCGTCCCGCGACGGAATCTGCGACGCTGGCGAGTTCTGTTACTACTACAACAGCAGCCACGCGGGCTCGATCTCCGACCACACCGGATCACTGGCCGACTACGGCTCGACCCAGCCGGGCTGCTACGAGTTCAAGGGGGCTGGCGGCGGCCAGGGCCTGTGCGTCAAGAACAACGCCGCTTCCGCGTGGAACCGCACCAGCAACACGGTGCGGGTCTACTACAACAGCGACTACGACGGCTCCTACGCGTACCAGGACTTCGCGCCCGGCGCGAAGACGAACCTGAACGCCACGCTGAAGAACAACAATGCCTCCCACCAGTTTCTCTCCGCCGGGGCGACCTATCCGGCCAAGGACGACTACCCGTACAAGGGCCAGGGCACGGGCATCGACCCCTGGAACTTCTACAAGGGGCAGTGCACCAGTTTCGCGGCCTGGGCGCTGCGGAGCCGGGTCGGCGTGCCCTTCCACAACCAGTACGCGGGTCAGGCACGGTGGGGTAACGCCAAGGAGTGGGTCGCCGCTGCCGGTCGCGCCGGTGTGCCGGTGCACAACAGTCCGAAGGCCGGTGACATCGCGGTCCGGCTGGGCGGCACCTACGGTCACGTCGCCTTCGTCACCAGGGTGAACTCGAACGGCACCTTCGAGGTCGACGAGTACAACTACGTCTCCGCCGACAAGTACAGCCATCGGACGGTGTCGGTGGGAACCGCCAACAGCCAGTTCTCCAAGTTCATCCGCTTCAAGTGACCTGCTGCCTCAACTGAGGAATGCGGGCACGCCAACCCGACGGGGTCGACGTGCCCGCATCGCAGGTGGCCGCCGCCGCGAGATGCGGAACCTGCGAACGGTCGAGCACCCGGTGGATCGACCTCCCGCACTGTACGGAGCGCGTTCCGGGAGTGCGATCCCACCGCACCGGCACTGCCGGGTCGGTCCCGGTCACTGGACCCTTCTACCAGTCGCGACCACGGTACGGAGCGGGGCCGCGACGAGCAGTGCGGTCGCGACGAGCAGACCGCTTGCCCACAGCGGTCCACGCTCTCCGAGGGTGGTGCTGAGGGTGGTCGCGGCGATGAGTGGCCCGACGGCGGCACCGACGTTGAGTGCCGCAGTCGCGTACGAGCCGGCCATGGTGGGTGCTCCGACCGCCTCGTACAGAACCCTCGTGATCAACGTGCTGCCCAACGCGAACGACAGCGCCCCCTGTACGAACACCAGGACGAGCAGGGCGGCCGGGTTCTCGGCCAGCACCGCCAGTGCCAGCCAGCCGATGAGCAGCAACGGACCGCCGACGGCGATGATCAGGCCTGGGCGCTGGTCGGACAGCCGTCCCGCGATGGTGACGCCGACGAGGGAACCGGCGCCGAAGAGCACCAGAACGACGGAGATCCACCACTCGCCCAGCCCGGCGGTTTCGGTCACGATCGGGGCGAGGAAGGTGAAGCTTCCGAAGGTGGCCGCGTTCACCAGCGCACCGAGCAGCATGACCAGGATCAGCCGTGGACGTCTGAGTTGTGCGAGCTCCGTTCGCAGGGCCGGTCCAACATTTTCGTCGTTCTGCCCAACGCGCGCCGGGACTCCTCTGAGGATGCCGACAGCCGCGGGCAGGCAGAGGGCGGCGACGGCCCAGAAGGTGGCCCGCCAGTCGAGCAACGTGCCGAGTACCGCTCCCCCGGGAACCCCGGCGATCGTGGCGATCGTCGTGCCTGACAGCAGCACGGCGAGCGCACGTCCCCTCCGGTCGGGAGAGACCAGCATGGTGGCAGTCGTCAGGGCCACGGCGAGGAACCCCGCGTTCGCAAGCGCCGCGACCACCCGGGTCGCGAGCAGAATCGAGAAATCCGAGGTGGTGGCACCCACGACGTGGGCTGCCAGGAACACCAGGACGAACCCGAGGAGGCTGGACCGTCGAGGCCAGTTGCGGGCGAGCCCCGCCATCAGCGGGGCACCGACGACCATTCCGACCGCGAAGGCCGAGGTGAGCAGGCCTGCCGCCCCGACGGTCACGCCGAGGTCTGAGGCGATGTCCGGCAGGAGGCCGGCGAGCATGAACTCCGAGGTGCCCATGGCGAAGACCGCCACGGCAAGCAGATACAGCGGAAGAGGCATCACGTGGCTCCGAGGTGATGAGAAAGAACGAGAAGGACCGTCTCTCACCGCGGTCAGCACCCGAGGATGCGTTCGTCCGGCCGCAGACGCGGCGGGACGACAGAGCTATGAACTCAGTGGCTCAGGGGGCTGACGGCGTGAGCGAAAGCCCCCACCCTGGATGCCTCAGGACTCGACATGGACCACACGTTACCAACGCGGACCCTGCCGACGTAGAAGTAGGTCAACGGGTCAGGCCCACCAGCGTCGCCAGCCGTGCCACGCCGGCCGGTGCCGGGTGCGCCCGCGCCAACTCGGCCAGCACCGTACGCGCCGCCGGCCGGCACCGAACCTCCGCCGGCGCGAGCCCGTCCGCGTCCACCAGCACCCGCCCGGCCCCACGCAGGTCACCGAGTTGGAGGTACGCCCGCGCGGCGTCCACCAGGTACGCCGCCCGGTATTCAACCGGCAACCGCCGCCACGCCTCCCGCCGTACCACCTGCTCGTGCCGGAGGACCGCCTCCCCGGCGTCGCCCGACTCGACCGCCACCACCACCCGGGCCAGCGCGACGGCGGCCGACCCGAACGCGGTCCGGTGCGGGTCGTCGGCCGCGATCCCGGCGGCGAGCCCCGCCGCCCGGTCCGTCAGCTCCCCGGCCCGCCCGGCGTCGCCGCAGCCGGCGGCGGCCAGGGCCGCCTGGAGCAGCAGCGTCCCGTGCACCGCCTCCGACGCGGACCCGACGCGACGCGCGGCGGCCGTCGTCGCCACCAGCGCCAACCGGTCACGGCCCAGCGCCCGCAGCGCCTGCCCCACCGACACGGCCGCCGCCCCCGCCAGCGCCGGATCCGCGCTGGCCACCGCCATCGCCCGGTCCGCGGCCAGCCACCCCAGGTCGGCCTCGCCGAGCTTCACCAACACCGAAGACGTGATCCGGTACGCCTGCACCAACAGCTCCGGCTCCGCCGCCCGCATCCCCTGCGCCGCGCCCAGCAACCTCGGCAGCAGCCGCACCACCTGGGCGTAGTGCGCGTGCTGAAAGGTCAGCCAGGCGTACGCGACCTGCCGGCCCGTCTCCGCCACGCACACCGTCGCCGGGTGGTCGTCGTAGCGGGCGAGCGCCCCCCGCACCGCGTCCACCCCGTCGAGCGGGCCGACCATTGTCGACGGTGACGGCCGGTGCTCGCCGAGCAACACCAACGGATCGACCCGCAGCACCCCGGCGACCTCCCGGATCACCGGATACCGGTCCAGCGGCCGGACACCCCGCTCGGTCTTGTCCACCCAACTCTTCGACCTGCCGAGCCGGTCGGCGAACATCTGCTGGGTCATCCGCCGCCGCACCCGCCAGCGTGCCACGCGGCGACCGATCGGCTCGTCAACGCTGGTCACGCCGCCACCGCCGGTCCGGCACCGCCCGCGTGGTCTCCTCCACCGGTACGCGCTCCGCCTCGGCCTGCGCGAGCAGCCGCCGCTTGGCAGCCTCCCGCTCGGCAGCGTCGACCTGCTCACCCCGACTCTGCGCCGACTTGTCGTCCTGATGGTCCACGCTGCCTCCGCTGGTACAGGATCCAGCGGCGATACGTCGAGTGACCGTAACGCCGCGTCCGACTCAAGGAGGCGATCGCCTCCCGAATCGGACACTAGGGCGGCACGGTAATTGATCCATTACCAGCAGTTATACAGCCAGGCTGATGCCCATCCGGCCAGCGAGCGACCGCAGGTCGTCCGGGACGGCGCGGCGCTTCGCCCGCTGTGCCAGCGCGACCACCGCATCCCTGGCAAGAGGATTCAACACGAACGGCACCGGTGCGGCCTGCTCCGCCTGCACGAACGCCGCCAGCGCCTCAGCATCCCGGCGGCCCCCGTCCGCCAGTGCACGGCCGAGGTCAAGCCAGTACGACTGTTGGCGAATCGATGCCGTCAGAACCTGCGGTCGAACTTTTCGGGATAGTTCGATCACCCGACCGGACTCGCCCTGCTCTGCCGCGATGGTCATCTCCCAGAGCCCCACATTGGTCGGTCCAAATCCGCAACCGTTGAAGCCAGCCCCGTCGGGCGGATCTCCGAGGCTCGCAGCCTCGCGTGTCGCCTCCGTCAGGTGGTCTCGGGCATCATCCGGACGACCACTCACCGTGGAGGTCAACGCGGCGGAAAGGTGTAGCTGACCCAGCATCTGCCGGACACGGACGTCGGCGGCGCGAGCCTGGAGTTCCGTCAGTGCACGGTCAGCCGCCCTCGCAGCAAGCCGCGCCGACTCGATCGGCAGACTTTGGGCGTAGGCGAATCTGGACGCCCCTATCCACGCTGGATTCTGAACGTCGTAAGCGGCCGACACGGCAACCCGGGCCGCGTTCAGCGCTAGATGTCGATATCCGAGATTCCGCAGGCATGTCGAGGCTTGGTAGGCCACCTGGGTAAGCAATACGCCACCCACGGCGGCGGCATCCAGCAGCAGTCCCGGCAGCATCCGCGCCATCGTCGGATGGTGGCACGCGGTGCGAAGCTGGTCGCAGCGCGCAATGTCGGCGGCGAGCTGTTTCCTGGTACGGGTCGGAGATCGGCGCTCGCCGTCCTCGATCTCGATCAGGGCAGACCAGATCGCCGGTACCCACTCGGCGGCACCGTCACGGGCAGGGCTGCCCGGTTCCGTGCCCTGCCCGAGCAGGTCGGCCACCGTGACCTGTAGGGCGGCGGCGAGCGCGACCAGAGTGGAGCGGCGATCGATGGTTTTCCGGCCCGACTCGATCTGCGACACGTAGGACTGGCTGACGCCAGCAAGCCCGGCGAGGACGGCTTGGGTCATGCCCCCACGGCGCATCCGCCAGTACCGGATTCTCGCGCCAACGGTGTCGGTCTTCTTGATGACCATGGCTTCGTCTGCTTCCCAGGTAGAGGACTGGGACCGCGGCCATCAGCACTCGCTGATGCGGCCGTAGTTGGACCGTACACCGCTACAGGCTCCGAGTGACGCCACAAGTTGGGCGTGCCCCTCGCCGTCGTACCTGCAAGTCATTATCAGAGCATGGCGGCTACCTCGGAGCAGGCGGAGCACTCGATCCAGATGCTGATCAGCGACTGGTTACTCATCGACGGGACCATGGACAACCACGTCCATTCGGCCATCGATGGTGCTGTGCCAGTCGGCTGGGAGGAAGGGCCGAGCTGGGATACCGAAGCGGAGATGGAGACGACGAAACTGCCGACGGTGGCCCAGTTGGGTACCAGCATTCGCCAGGCAGGCTGGGACCAGATTCTGGGGTGGCCGCATGATGCCGAGGGTTTCCGAAGGTGGCCAGCTCCTGGACAAATGGCGACGATGACTCTAACCAACGTCCAATGGGACCTGGTTATCTTCGCTTTGAATTACTGGGCAGACGTCGATGTGCGCTTGTCCGACGCCGAGGGAGCGGCAAGGTCTCGGGCCATCGCCACCGTCATCGGGCAACTGCTTGCCGAACAGCGCTGGTCGCCAGAGTCGCAATGACGCACCCGTACGCCGTCGTGCGTGGCG
This window harbors:
- a CDS encoding cation:proton antiporter regulatory subunit, whose product is MHFDGRRDLVLYDPTEPERAKHTLTLEGTEPRTIAELLGLPLVMDHLTELTPPLEGVETVRMPVPAQSPYVGRRIGDTRARTRTGASIVAVVRGDRVIPSPDVDFTIQSGDSLVVVGGGASLVKLREMFTNG
- a CDS encoding type I restriction enzyme subunit R domain-containing protein — protein: MSRTARDPEEWKEYTPDRNELERITARFNDPADPLKIIIVTAKLLIGFDAPILYAQYLDKPLKEHNLLQAITRTNRVYPPNKTHGLIVDYLGIFDDVAKAFAFDEKSVQQVISNT
- a CDS encoding tyrosine-protein phosphatase, whose protein sequence is MISRTAKTVVTCADVPGVRNFRDAGGVGSLRRGALYRSGALHALSPEGARVLKDLRLRTVIDLRARTEMTERPDRCKGLDVEACHHPVFVEKYWPDDQVALYPYMAEQAGPAVVAVIRRLIAPGALPALIHCASGKDRTGLVIALIQTLLDASEAQITEDFLCSNAALNLTGPPADTVSGHGTRPVTATHLLHAMIWIRSNHGSPSGYLKAYGASDAELEALRTMLT
- a CDS encoding trypsin-like serine peptidase; protein product: MALALVVTAPAVAEAKPNTAERNGNTTTIARTSDGRAITNEAIAREVAAFWTPERMANAVDLDIAKPAGVTESPSRAPKPTGPAGSVAPMRPSVASGADVGIQLNESAVVGKVYFTTPNGGTAQCSASAVGSGKRRLVMTAGHCVHQGGGGQWYGNWQFVPRYRDGARPFGTFVAYQLTARTAWINNSSQDEDMGIAIMHNGGSWGLKVVDTVGGHGMRWNWGYNVSLMTALGYPSNLGGGESQHYCQSGTWHAGGQQIRMWCNMTYGSSGGPWLQEYNDQNGLGFINSVVSHGDNPGNGQFDGPYFDDDIKSLYDFAEGLSPA
- a CDS encoding TetR family transcriptional regulator C-terminal domain-containing protein, translating into MGQTFHAQLEDLQISDRTIPPGRRLAECLGQFLPGDDSQTVELEAWLTAHAAAVGPARTEQAATLLASMTQHARDRVDDWLATIESEGALRHPDRQRCATMLLALLDGLCLDLLTPGSPTIVPLAHDILAEAIDGMVIRQQVGTRGRCRSAWPADRIGRPASWRSPARLWTPWLPESQFPLVDNSERPQVESTDLRRWDLRGQYRGFCSSWTRFVYRRAVRFPGRQGVSVNFLSFYYVAIKVNLSIRSGGSEWSNQDKGATLETNPTLVCGGQPGARAGRHRSGGRRGEAEHRRKERQHHHHRPHQ
- a CDS encoding CHAP domain-containing protein, producing MSRIIVRVLGALGASMLGATLGVLAVTAPAQAASRDGICDAGEFCYYYNSSHAGSISDHTGSLADYGSTQPGCYEFKGAGGGQGLCVKNNAASAWNRTSNTVRVYYNSDYDGSYAYQDFAPGAKTNLNATLKNNNASHQFLSAGATYPAKDDYPYKGQGTGIDPWNFYKGQCTSFAAWALRSRVGVPFHNQYAGQARWGNAKEWVAAAGRAGVPVHNSPKAGDIAVRLGGTYGHVAFVTRVNSNGTFEVDEYNYVSADKYSHRTVSVGTANSQFSKFIRFK
- a CDS encoding Cmx/CmrA family chloramphenicol efflux MFS transporter; the protein is MPLPLYLLAVAVFAMGTSEFMLAGLLPDIASDLGVTVGAAGLLTSAFAVGMVVGAPLMAGLARNWPRRSSLLGFVLVFLAAHVVGATTSDFSILLATRVVAALANAGFLAVALTTATMLVSPDRRGRALAVLLSGTTIATIAGVPGGAVLGTLLDWRATFWAVAALCLPAAVGILRGVPARVGQNDENVGPALRTELAQLRRPRLILVMLLGALVNAATFGSFTFLAPIVTETAGLGEWWISVVLVLFGAGSLVGVTIAGRLSDQRPGLIIAVGGPLLLIGWLALAVLAENPAALLVLVFVQGALSFALGSTLITRVLYEAVGAPTMAGSYATAALNVGAAVGPLIAATTLSTTLGERGPLWASGLLVATALLVAAPLRTVVATGRRVQ
- a CDS encoding helix-turn-helix domain-containing protein, with the protein product MTSVDEPIGRRVARWRVRRRMTQQMFADRLGRSKSWVDKTERGVRPLDRYPVIREVAGVLRVDPLVLLGEHRPSPSTMVGPLDGVDAVRGALARYDDHPATVCVAETGRQVAYAWLTFQHAHYAQVVRLLPRLLGAAQGMRAAEPELLVQAYRITSSVLVKLGEADLGWLAADRAMAVASADPALAGAAAVSVGQALRALGRDRLALVATTAAARRVGSASEAVHGTLLLQAALAAAGCGDAGRAGELTDRAAGLAAGIAADDPHRTAFGSAAVALARVVVAVESGDAGEAVLRHEQVVRREAWRRLPVEYRAAYLVDAARAYLQLGDLRGAGRVLVDADGLAPAEVRCRPAARTVLAELARAHPAPAGVARLATLVGLTR
- a CDS encoding helix-turn-helix domain-containing protein produces the protein MVIKKTDTVGARIRYWRMRRGGMTQAVLAGLAGVSQSYVSQIESGRKTIDRRSTLVALAAALQVTVADLLGQGTEPGSPARDGAAEWVPAIWSALIEIEDGERRSPTRTRKQLAADIARCDQLRTACHHPTMARMLPGLLLDAAAVGGVLLTQVAYQASTCLRNLGYRHLALNAARVAVSAAYDVQNPAWIGASRFAYAQSLPIESARLAARAADRALTELQARAADVRVRQMLGQLHLSAALTSTVSGRPDDARDHLTEATREAASLGDPPDGAGFNGCGFGPTNVGLWEMTIAAEQGESGRVIELSRKVRPQVLTASIRQQSYWLDLGRALADGGRRDAEALAAFVQAEQAAPVPFVLNPLARDAVVALAQRAKRRAVPDDLRSLAGRMGISLAV